Part of the Thermococcus barossii genome is shown below.
TCTCCCTAACGAGCCTCTCAAACATCATCCCGTAGTAGGCGTTGATGTCCCGCTCAATCCTCTCCCACACCTCCTCGACGTGTCCCAGCTCAAGGTCTGAGAGGTTGGGATAGACGTAGCGGAACCAGAAGGCGAAGAAGTTGTCCCTTATGAAGTACCTCCCCCGCTTCCTCCTGCCATAGGGCAGTTCATAACCAACGATGTCAAGTCTCTGGAGGATATCCAGATATCTGGACAGGTGACTCCTTTCCAATCCCGTGTAGCCTGAGAGCTCACCGAGGGTCTCGTACCCGAGGGCGAGGCCCTTGAGGACGAGCTTGTATGTTCTCGGCTCCCTGAACTCCTCTCGCAGGAGGAACTCCGGCTCCTCGTAGAGAATCTCCCCTTTGCGGAGAACGAGCTCTCTTATGGCCTCCTCCGTCGTCTTTGTCCCCACGAACTCCAGGTAGAACGGAACGCCCCCGAAGACCAAGTACGTCTTCACAAGGTCCTCAAAGTCCTTCCCCGGAAGCATCCTGGCCGCGGCTCTGATGTCAAAGGGGGAGACCTTCCACTGTCCAGTTCTTCTGCCGTAGAGTGGACTTTTGTACTCCAGAATTCTCTCCATCATCCCCACCGAGGAGCCACAGAGGATTACGAAAATTCCAGTGTCCTTCAACCCCTCATCCCATGCCTTTTGCATCTTGCTCAAGACGCCGCTTTCAAGCATCGTGAGGTACTGGAACTCATCAATGACGAGGGCCACCCTTTTCCTTCCAACCTCCCTGCCGAAGTTGAGGAGGAGCCTCGTGAACTCGCGGATGTCCGTGAAGTAGTCCCTGCCTGTGAAACGCGCGAGGGCCCTGCCGAGATCCCTGATGTTTTCGGCCATCGAGTCCGCCGTGGCGAGATGGTACACGCCCGGCTTCCCTTCGAGGAACCGTTTAATCAGGGCCGTTTTCCCCACGCGCCTTCTTCCGTAAAGGATTATGAGCTGGGCCCCAGGCTCGTTCCATTTTCTTTCCAGGAACTCCAGCTCGCGCTCCCTGTCAACGAACAATGAACCCACCAACACAAAATTGTGCACACAGATTATAATAATTTCGGTGTATCATTGTCAAGTCCCGTTCGGAGGAGAGGATACAATGGAGAATGTGAGCGGTTGGAAGCCGGCGTGGAATGGAGTATCTGACCTCCGAGCCTGTAACGTAGAATAAGAAACGGGAAGGGGATTTCAGTGAATCTTGTACCTCAGGAACGCCCCAAGGCCGCCAAAGGCCTTGTAGAACTGCTGGCCCTCATCCGTGTCGAGGGAAATGATTTCCACGTTCGAGCCGGCCTCCTCGGCCATCTTTATGAACTCCTCCGCGACGTCCCACTTCTCAAAGGTTATGTTCTGGCTGCCGCACTTGGGGCAATGGGTGAGCTTCTTCCTGTAGACGTGGAACTCCTGCTCGCTCATCGTCTTCTCCTCGCTCCAGCCGCAGTTGTTGCACTTGGCCCTAACGCGAACCTTGTCGTAGCCCTCGCTGATGAGGAGCGTGTCCACGGCGCCGAGTTCGAGCGCCTGCCTGACCTCCTTTTCACCGTAGGTTATCATCCCCGTGTCCTTGACGAGGTGCCTGAAGAAGTTCTGTATGAGGTGCCTCTCCTTCACCGCCTCGTGGTCCTTGAGTATGTCGCTGGCCTTCTCGACGAGCTCCCTCAAGCCGTACTCGCCGTGGTAGCTGATGTCAACGACGCCTATTACCTTCTTTCTGAGCTCGTGGTGGAGGTAGTCGCCCTCGACGAACTCTTCCTTGGTCGGCCCCGGGCCGCCGATGATTATTCCCCTCAGCTCGCCCTTCTCAAGGAGCGGGAGGAAGGCCTTGTTGGCGTGTTCGCCTATCCTCTTCATGAACTCGTGGGTCTCCTGCTCGCGGATCCTCTCGTAACGCCTCGCCGACTGACCACCAGCCCTCGTCTTTCCGGGGACGTTTGAAGTCAGCTCGTCTATGACCTCAATGCGCTTTCCGCGGAGTAGTCCGATGGTCGCCTCGTTTTTCTCCACCGTTATCAGGCCGTAGGCGTCTTTAACACGGAGCATCTCCTCAAGTGGCTCGGTTATAAAAGTCTGGTCACATCGATAGAGCCTGACCTTCAGCGGCTCAGGGGGAACTATCGCCCAGAGCCTGATGTCGCTTACACCTTCCTGCTCGCTGACGTTCCCGACGAAGAGAGCGAGACCGTTCTCGGGCGTCTTCCGGTAGAGCTTGAGGTGCTGCATGGCCCTTTCGAGGGCTCCGAGGACGTTCTTTCGGGTCGATTTGCTCTTGATGTTCTGAGCCGTCCCGTACTCTTCTCTAAGCTGCTGCATGACCTTGTTTATGTCGTAACCCGCGGGGATGTACAGGCTGACCAGCTCGGTAGCTCGACCTCGATAACTCTTCAGCTCCTCGACCTTCTTTTTGAGCTCGTACATTTCAGCGGACTTGTGAGACATGAGCATCACTCTCCGAGAATTCTCTCCCGCACGAAGAAAAACGTGGGGAATTTATAAAAGTTTAGGAAGAAACGGCTAGAACCAGTAGGCTATTATGAGTGCTATGACGCCGAGTATTCCGCCTATGGCGACCACCAGGATGTTCAGTGCCGTCAGTGGCACGTCGGATATCCCTATCCAGTTTGTGAACCACAGTATTATCAGACCGATTATTGCATTGGCCACTAGGTACTTGATTATGCCAAAGCCGACCTTGACCACCAGCATGATGGCCAGGAAGAGGAAAAACAGCAGCAGCAACTCTTCAAGCATGGTATCACCTGGAGTAGTTAATACTGAACCATCCTTATTAACCTTTCGCAGAAACTGAAACGAAAGCAAAAACAAATCAATAGAATTTCAACTCATGAAAGTTTTTCGAGGGTCTCCTTTGCTATTTCCCCCAGTGGGATCCACTTTTTGCCTTCGAAGGGAAGTATAACTTTATCCTGCACGTTGACGAGCTCTTCGACCTCTTGCCTCAGCTCAGAGAGGCCCAGCTCTCCCACCACCATCAGCAGGAAGCCCTTCTGATCCTTGGTGCCCTCGGTCAGACCCCTTCGTATGACTTCTACCATCCAGCCCCTATGCTTTGAGGTTATCTCCGGAAACCCGGTCACTATCTTGTAGGATAGCATCATAGCGTTTTCGCGCACATACGGGTTCTTTCGCTCCATCAGATTCACCAGTTTTCTGAAAAGCTCCTCTGAAAGGTATGGTTTCACCGCTGATGGATCAGTCTCCAGAATGTTGGTGAGTATCAGCAACGTATCTCCAACTATCCCAGGATTAGGGTCGTCGAGGAGTTCAAGGAGACTGCTGAAGGCCTTCTTGTCCTTTATTGTAGTCCGTATGACTTCGTCAAAACGCTCCTCTTCTATGAGCTTTTTTATTTTGCTCTTCTTTGAACCGAAGGAGAGGAATCCCATGTCCATCACCTGGAATAAAGCTGGAAATGACATCCTAAAAAGGTTTACCTTGTCACCTAGTTGTGTTACTAAGATTCTGGAGACTCTCGGATATTTCCTCGCCAGTGCTGTTCATCTGTGATCCTGCCCAAATTGCGAGTCCCTTGACACCGATCAGCTTGTA
Proteins encoded:
- the prf1 gene encoding peptide chain release factor aRF-1; its protein translation is MSHKSAEMYELKKKVEELKSYRGRATELVSLYIPAGYDINKVMQQLREEYGTAQNIKSKSTRKNVLGALERAMQHLKLYRKTPENGLALFVGNVSEQEGVSDIRLWAIVPPEPLKVRLYRCDQTFITEPLEEMLRVKDAYGLITVEKNEATIGLLRGKRIEVIDELTSNVPGKTRAGGQSARRYERIREQETHEFMKRIGEHANKAFLPLLEKGELRGIIIGGPGPTKEEFVEGDYLHHELRKKVIGVVDISYHGEYGLRELVEKASDILKDHEAVKERHLIQNFFRHLVKDTGMITYGEKEVRQALELGAVDTLLISEGYDKVRVRAKCNNCGWSEEKTMSEQEFHVYRKKLTHCPKCGSQNITFEKWDVAEEFIKMAEEAGSNVEIISLDTDEGQQFYKAFGGLGAFLRYKIH
- a CDS encoding class III signal peptide-containing protein, whose translation is MGRRAQASLEYMLMFAVGMLIAAIIIYKLIGVKGLAIWAGSQMNSTGEEISESLQNLSNTTR
- a CDS encoding pro-sigmaK processing inhibitor BofA family protein, yielding MLEELLLLFFLFLAIMLVVKVGFGIIKYLVANAIIGLIILWFTNWIGISDVPLTALNILVVAIGGILGVIALIIAYWF
- a CDS encoding ATP-binding protein → MGSLFVDRERELEFLERKWNEPGAQLIILYGRRRVGKTALIKRFLEGKPGVYHLATADSMAENIRDLGRALARFTGRDYFTDIREFTRLLLNFGREVGRKRVALVIDEFQYLTMLESGVLSKMQKAWDEGLKDTGIFVILCGSSVGMMERILEYKSPLYGRRTGQWKVSPFDIRAAARMLPGKDFEDLVKTYLVFGGVPFYLEFVGTKTTEEAIRELVLRKGEILYEEPEFLLREEFREPRTYKLVLKGLALGYETLGELSGYTGLERSHLSRYLDILQRLDIVGYELPYGRRKRGRYFIRDNFFAFWFRYVYPNLSDLELGHVEEVWERIERDINAYYGMMFERLVREMLSLRIIDFGQRSVHRWWHKGEEIDAIAELDGGLLFVEVKWKKLSGKEARRILEGLRRKADRFDGEKRFLLVARKIEDKTDGMLDLEDLRTLVEGDGISPAPR